The Faecalibacter bovis genome includes the window TAATCTACACTTACTTTCTGAGAATTACAACCTGCAAAAAATAGTATTGCAATACAAAACGTAACAAATTTATTCATAGTTTATTGATTATTTATGTAATATTCAACTGCTTTACGTAACGAAACAAAACCAATTTCGTCTAAATTAATTTCATTTATATTAATCCATTTTACTTCAGCAATTTCATCTTCTTCAATCGCAAGTTCAGTGCCAATTGGAAAAGTCACTTCGTAAACTAAATCGCACGTTTTGTACGGAATCGTCTTATACTCGTAATTATTAGGTTGTGATAATAAGTATTTGAAATTTTCTAATGGAGTGGTAATGTTTAATTCTTCTTTTAATTCTCTCTGACAAGATTCTTCTGCCGTTTCATCCGGATCAGTAAATCCGCCTGGTAAATCTAATTTTCCTTTTTGCGGTTCTCGATTTCTTACAGTGAAAAGAATTTCTTCACCTTTACGTAAAATTACAGCAGTTGCAGTAGCTACGTTTTGATAATAAACCATATTGCAATCATTACAATTAAACTTTCTGTAATCGAAAGAAATATTTTTAGATGCACAGTTCGGACAAAAATTAAACGATTTGATTTCCATATATTTAGAATTGATTAGTTCTTGTTTCTTGGGTGGAAATTTAAAATCGCATCACGAATAAATTCTTGATCTACATGAGTATAAATTTCCGTTGTTGTAATACTTTCGTGACCTAACATCAACTGAATTGCACGCAAATCTGCACCATTTTTTAATAAATGTGTTGCAAAAGAATGTCTAAATGTGTGGGGCGAAATTGTCTTTTTTACACCTCCAATAATTGATAACTCTTTTACAATTGTAAATATCATCACCCTT containing:
- a CDS encoding NUDIX hydrolase, encoding MEIKSFNFCPNCASKNISFDYRKFNCNDCNMVYYQNVATATAVILRKGEEILFTVRNREPQKGKLDLPGGFTDPDETAEESCQRELKEELNITTPLENFKYLLSQPNNYEYKTIPYKTCDLVYEVTFPIGTELAIEEDEIAEVKWININEINLDEIGFVSLRKAVEYYINNQ